In Gammaproteobacteria bacterium, the DNA window ACTGGCGGCGAAATCGGCCAGCGGCGAAGGATCATTGGTGTTGAAGCGATTGAGAAAAAACTTGAGTTCCTCGGAATACAGCGGGTTAAGCGGAATCAGTTCCTTAAGGGTATTGATCACCGCCAGGGAATAAGCGCGCAACTCGTCGGGACCTGCGTGCTCGGCGCTCTCGTCCAGATACTCAACCTGCACATGATAGGGCGGTTGGATCGACAGCCAGCGCTCGATGCGAAACCGGCGCAGACCCTGAGCGATGAATTGCAGACGCCCTTCGTTGCGCGCCAATTGGTGCATGCGGGCCACCGTGCCTACTGGATGAAAATCATCGGGATGCGCATTTTCCGCACTGTCCGGCTTGACCAGAATCAGACCGATCACCCGTTGATCGCGGTTGGCCGCCGCTTCAATGGTCGGCAGCCAGGGTTCTTCATTGAGTAATAGGGGTAGAGCCTGCGCCGGGAAGAAAGGCCGTTCGGAGAGTGGCAACAGGTACAAGGTATTGGGCAGAATGTCGACGGCGGGAACAATATGATTGGCGGGCGTCTCGGAGACATCGTTGTCCTCGCGCACGACTTCCGCTTCGATAGCTTCTTCGTGGTCGGTCATGATTTTTCACGCGGCTGTAAAGGATATTGCTCTTCTAAATGCGGGCAAGGTAGCGGATTGTCAAGAGTAGCTATCTCACTACCTGTGTAGTCAGTCGATTCCAAACTATGGTCATGAACCTTCATGGATTTCCCGCAATGGTCGCAAAGAGTCAATGCGCTCTTCCAGCCGGTGAGATCGGCAATGTGACGATCAATGTACTCTCATCACCGGGGAAGACCGCTCACCATCGCTTTCCGCACCGCATCAATTTCCCCGGAAGTGAATCGCTGTTGGTCAGTGACCGTAAAGTTCACTGGCAAATTCAGCCGCTTGACCAAGCTGACCACGGCCAGATCGCACAACCGCCGCTGGGGCTGAACGCCAGAGGGTGCGCCGCCGCCAATTTCATGGGTATCGTCCAGCGTGCTGGCCAGCGCATGCAAGACTTCGAGTGAGTCGATTTCCCGCAGCACCGACAATAAAAATTCCCGCTCTGCCAGCGAACCGTCGGCGCTGGTTTGCAACAGCGTCAACCGCGCAGCCCGATCACCCAGGCGGGAGAGACTCACCGCGACCGGTAACTGGACGGGCACGACCGGCGCCCAGGTTGCCAGCTCGGTTTGCGCATCCCCGGCCCGGTCGCGCAATGCTTCCAGCGCTTTGAGACTGGCTTCGTCCGGGAAGTAGCCCAGCAACAGGATAGCGGCGGCGGCATCATTGCCTTGATCGAGACTGGCGCGTAGCGCCTCGCCAAGTTCAGGCCGCTCTGCGAGTTGCAGGGGATCATGCCGTTCATAAAGCGCCAGCGCCGCCCGAGCGCGGATGTCCTGCAACGGATCGCCCAGGGCCTGCGTCAGCAAAGGAATGGCGGCGGGGTCATCGAAGGCAGTTAACAGCGCGACGGCTTGCAGGCGCACCATCTCATTCTCATCGCGCAGATACGGTTGCAGATGCGGAATGACGCCAGCGCCTTGTTCGCCCAGTTGCGAAACCGGTTCGTAGTTGCCCTCTCGGGCAGCCGCGAAAGCCGCGTTGACTTGATTCGCAATATCATTGTTCATAGCAATTCCTCGGGGAAACTGAAAGACGAGCAGGACCGACACGAGCGTCGCGCCTACCAGAGAGAACAACCACACGCGCCGGCGGTTCATGATTTCCAGCCTTGCTCATGGGTTCATGGTGTTCGCGTGGGCCTTGGGAATTTTCTGGCCACGCTGATCGGTGATCCCATACATCAACAAGGGCTTCTCAGCCGCGCCGTAGAAATCGTTCACTCCGAGCGTGTGCCCCAGCTCATGGGCCAGCGTATCGCCCACATTCGTCCCGGCGTGATCTTCGAAAATACAATTCTTACCCAGCGTACCCGCGTCGGTGTCATCGTGATTAGGATTGATGTCCTGTTCATATTCCCAGACGAAAAATACATTAAAGTCGGCGGAAGCGTCGCCCTTGGCGGTGACCAGATCCCATTCATGTTCGCTGGCAGGCACCCCAGGCAAATGCTTGGAGAAGCGCACCACGGTGCCCAGATCCTTGTTGATCTTGACGCTGATCGCCCGCTTCTTGGTGACCTGAATATTGGCCTGCGGCAGGAAAATATCGTTCATGGTCTTGACCCAACCATCCACGCTGCTGGCGCTGCGACTGGTTTTATGACCTGCGTTATCCTCGACCAGATGAAATGACGCCTGAATGGTTTTTTTGGTTTTGACCGCAATTTCCAGACTGGCCACCGTGGTGGCGCCATTCTTGACATCAATAAATGTCGTACCCTTGGTCTTGCCCTTGATGATCAATTCCCGTCCGCCATGCACGAAACACTTCGGGACATCTTCGACCGTAGCGATGCCGGGGTTGCGACTGACCACATTGAGATTGGCGGCATTCTTCAGAATGACCGTCTTTTGCCCGCTCATGGGGACCATCTGCCAGGGAGGGTTGACCGCGCCATCAAACCCATCCTTGGGTTTTTTCTCCTCGAACTTGGGTTTGCCGGCGGGCGGCGCGGGCATTGCACCCGGACCGGTATAAGTAACGCCCAGCGCTCCCCAGGTCTTCGGACCAACAATCCCATCGACCTTCAATCCCTTCATTTGCTGGAAGGTGCGCGTAGCGGCATCAGTTTTCGAGCCAAAGATACCGTCTTCCACCAGTTTCTTCCCCTGGGGCAGCTTAGGCAGGGGGACTTTCTGATTCAGTAACCCTTGCAGCAGTTTGACATCAGCACCGGTGCTACCCTTTTGAATCATGCGATTTGCAGTTGCCATAGTGATTTCTCCACATTCTATAAAATCAAAATGTAGGTTTTATTTCTCAAACCTCATGCCATTTTCTCCAAACGCTTGATTATCGGGTTATTCGCAGATTGGATCGATTCAGTCCGGTCATTCCGAACCGTTCGAGTTGACCGGTACAGCTCAAAATGAGTGGAATGGCCTTTGGAGTAGCGAGAAAGTGGTTACAATTGCTTGTCCCGACTCTCTCCATTGGAACCGACCGAATGGGCGGCAACCCAATGGATTCAAGACTCAAAAGGTATTTCTCCATGCTGGAAGTGAAAGAACCCGTTGCAGGATGCGCGCCGCCAGCGCGCAGTGGCGCCGAGATCGCTATCGATGTGCTGAATGAACTCGGCGTCGACTACCTGTTTGGACATACCGGCGGCGCAGTCATTCCCTTGCACGCCGAGTTGAATCTGCGGATGAGACAAGGCCGGAAAACGCCTCGTTTCGTGCTATGCCGTCAGGAAGGCGCGGCTGGTCACGCCGCCGAAGGCTACGCCCGGGCCAGCGGCAAAATCGGGGTCGCGCTGGCGACGTCCGGGCCGGGCGCGACCAACCTGATAACGCCCATTGCCGACGCCTACAAAGATTCGACGCCCTGCGTTTTTATCACCGGCCAAGTCCCCAGCACCATGCTTGGCAAGGACGCCTTCCAGGAAGTCGACATGGTGGGCATTACCCGCTCCATCTGCAAACACAACTACCTGGTCAAGGATGCCGGAGAGCTGGCCGGTGTATTACGCCAAGCTTTCTTCGTTGCGGGTAGCGGTCGGCCCGGGCCGGTGGTGGTGGATATTTGCAAGAATGCACTTATTGGCCAGTCCATGACCGAACACCCGCTCAGACTGCCGCGCGGTTATTATCCCGAGACGACCATGCATCGCCCGACTGCTGATCGCCTGCTGGCGGCGCTGCAAAGCGCGCAACAACCGGTGGTCATCGGCGGCGGTGGGGTGATCAGCGCCGAAGCCAGCGACGAATTCCGTCAATTCGTGGATCGCTATCAATTGCCGGTCACGCTGACATTCATGGGGCTGGGCGCGATCAACCACGACCATCCCCGGTTTCTGGGTATGCCTGGAATGCATGGCACAGTTGCTGCGAACCAGGCGCTACGGGATGCGGATTTCATTTTGAGCATCGGCGCCCGTTTCGATGACCGGGTCGCGGTTCGCGCGTTCGGTGAAGGCAAAACCATTGCCCATGTCGATATCGACGCGACCGAGATCGGTAAGGCGATTATGGCCGATTACCCCTTGCGCGCGAATGCCCAGGATTTCCTGAATTACGCCAACGGGCTTGATTGGGCCAGCGGAGACATCGACAAGTGGCTGGATCGGTTGACCGCCTGGAA includes these proteins:
- a CDS encoding HEAT repeat domain-containing protein, which encodes MNNDIANQVNAAFAAAREGNYEPVSQLGEQGAGVIPHLQPYLRDENEMVRLQAVALLTAFDDPAAIPLLTQALGDPLQDIRARAALALYERHDPLQLAERPELGEALRASLDQGNDAAAAILLLGYFPDEASLKALEALRDRAGDAQTELATWAPVVPVQLPVAVSLSRLGDRAARLTLLQTSADGSLAEREFLLSVLREIDSLEVLHALASTLDDTHEIGGGAPSGVQPQRRLCDLAVVSLVKRLNLPVNFTVTDQQRFTSGEIDAVRKAMVSGLPR
- a CDS encoding peptidoglycan-binding protein gives rise to the protein MATANRMIQKGSTGADVKLLQGLLNQKVPLPKLPQGKKLVEDGIFGSKTDAATRTFQQMKGLKVDGIVGPKTWGALGVTYTGPGAMPAPPAGKPKFEEKKPKDGFDGAVNPPWQMVPMSGQKTVILKNAANLNVVSRNPGIATVEDVPKCFVHGGRELIIKGKTKGTTFIDVKNGATTVASLEIAVKTKKTIQASFHLVEDNAGHKTSRSASSVDGWVKTMNDIFLPQANIQVTKKRAISVKINKDLGTVVRFSKHLPGVPASEHEWDLVTAKGDASADFNVFFVWEYEQDINPNHDDTDAGTLGKNCIFEDHAGTNVGDTLAHELGHTLGVNDFYGAAEKPLLMYGITDQRGQKIPKAHANTMNP
- the ilvB gene encoding biosynthetic-type acetolactate synthase large subunit, translating into MLEVKEPVAGCAPPARSGAEIAIDVLNELGVDYLFGHTGGAVIPLHAELNLRMRQGRKTPRFVLCRQEGAAGHAAEGYARASGKIGVALATSGPGATNLITPIADAYKDSTPCVFITGQVPSTMLGKDAFQEVDMVGITRSICKHNYLVKDAGELAGVLRQAFFVAGSGRPGPVVVDICKNALIGQSMTEHPLRLPRGYYPETTMHRPTADRLLAALQSAQQPVVIGGGGVISAEASDEFRQFVDRYQLPVTLTFMGLGAINHDHPRFLGMPGMHGTVAANQALRDADFILSIGARFDDRVAVRAFGEGKTIAHVDIDATEIGKAIMADYPLRANAQDFLNYANGLDWASGDIDKWLDRLTAWKQEYAPTYRTGGNFIKPQQFIEELSRLTERTSIIVTGVGQHQMWSALFYNYQEPRQWISSGGLGTMGFGLPAAIGACYARPDKTVLCIDGDGSFQMNLQELATIAANRIPVKTFILNNGFLGMVRQWEDMFNQGHHYETCLARTTQCDPACIDARECRTPNPNYLNLGRVFPGIETVRISRPDQIQTGIQQALNYDGPCVVDVWVDRTEDVKPMIPPGGTLADMIHELD